A section of the Rhodoligotrophos defluvii genome encodes:
- the secE gene encoding preprotein translocase subunit SecE — translation MAKTNPFQFVQQVRAELAKVTWPTRKETMITTAMVMIMVVLASIFFLVVDEILSFAVGYVLGIRA, via the coding sequence ATGGCGAAGACCAATCCATTCCAGTTCGTGCAGCAGGTCCGGGCCGAATTGGCCAAGGTGACCTGGCCGACGCGCAAGGAGACGATGATCACCACGGCGATGGTGATGATCATGGTGGTGCTCGCCTCCATCTTTTTCCTCGTGGTGGACGAGATCTTGAGTTTCGCCGTGGGCTACGTGCTCGGGATCAGGGCGTGA
- the nusG gene encoding transcription termination/antitermination protein NusG — protein MAKRWYIVHTYSNFEKKVAETLKEQAAQQGLEHLFEEILVPTEEVVEVRRGRKVTTERRFFPGYVLVRMEMTDQAYHLIRNIPKVTGFLGSDNKPIPISNAEAERILHQVKEGVERPRPSVMFEVGEQVKVSDGPFASFNGLVEEVDEERSRLKVAVSIFGRPTPVELEFGQVEKV, from the coding sequence ATGGCTAAGCGCTGGTACATCGTTCACACCTATTCAAACTTCGAGAAGAAGGTGGCCGAGACGCTGAAGGAGCAGGCGGCGCAGCAGGGCCTGGAGCACCTCTTCGAGGAGATCCTGGTGCCGACCGAGGAGGTGGTCGAGGTGCGTCGCGGCCGCAAGGTGACGACCGAGCGGCGGTTCTTCCCGGGCTACGTGCTGGTGCGGATGGAGATGACGGACCAGGCCTATCACCTGATCCGCAACATCCCCAAGGTGACCGGTTTCCTCGGCTCCGACAACAAGCCGATCCCGATCTCCAATGCGGAAGCCGAACGCATCCTCCACCAGGTGAAGGAAGGCGTCGAGCGGCCGCGGCCCTCGGTCATGTTCGAGGTGGGCGAGCAGGTCAAGGTGTCGGACGGGCCCTTCGCCTCGTTCAACGGTCTCGTGGAAGAGGTCGACGAGGAGCGCTCACGGCTCAAGGTGGCCGTGTCCATTTTCGGCCGGCCAACGCCGGTCGAGCTCGAGTTCGGGCAGGTGGAGAAGGTCTGA
- the rplK gene encoding 50S ribosomal protein L11, producing MAKKVTGYIKLQVPAASATPSPPIGPALGQRGLNIMEFCKAFNAATQDLEKGAPCPTVITVYQDKSFTFEIKTPPASYLLRQAAKVAKGSKEPGRANVGSVTMEQVRQIAQAKLKDLNARDLDQAAKIIAGSARSMGLQVVE from the coding sequence ATGGCGAAGAAAGTAACCGGCTATATCAAGCTGCAGGTGCCTGCGGCTTCGGCCACCCCGTCGCCCCCGATCGGGCCGGCGCTCGGTCAGCGCGGCCTGAACATCATGGAATTCTGCAAGGCCTTCAACGCGGCCACCCAGGATCTCGAAAAGGGCGCGCCCTGCCCGACGGTGATCACCGTCTATCAGGACAAGTCGTTCACCTTCGAGATCAAGACCCCGCCGGCGAGCTACCTGCTGCGGCAGGCGGCGAAGGTGGCCAAGGGCTCGAAGGAGCCGGGCCGTGCCAATGTCGGCTCGGTCACCATGGAGCAGGTGCGCCAGATCGCCCAGGCCAAGCTCAAGGACCTCAACGCCCGGGACCTCGACCAGGCGGCGAAGATCATCGCGGGCTCGGCCCGTTCCATGGGCCTGCAGGTGGTGGAGTAA
- the rplA gene encoding 50S ribosomal protein L1 produces MAKVAKRIAKINEGLSRNRAYPLEEALKLLKERAVAKFDETIEIALNLGVDPRHADQMVRGVCQLPNGSGRDVRVAVFARGDKAEQAKAAGADIVGAEDLVERIQGGNVDFDRCIATPDMMPLVGRLGKVLGPRGLMPNPKVGTVTPDVAAAVKAAKGGAVEFKVEKAGIVHGGVGKASFSEDALAGNIRAFVDAVVKAKPAGAKGTYLKKASLSSTMGPGLKVDLATLTAPA; encoded by the coding sequence ATGGCCAAGGTTGCAAAGCGCATTGCCAAGATCAATGAAGGCCTCAGCCGGAACCGGGCCTACCCGCTGGAAGAGGCGCTGAAGCTGCTCAAGGAGCGCGCGGTCGCCAAGTTCGACGAGACCATCGAGATCGCGCTCAACCTGGGCGTCGACCCGCGCCATGCGGACCAGATGGTGCGCGGCGTCTGCCAGCTGCCCAACGGCTCGGGCCGCGACGTGCGGGTGGCGGTATTCGCGCGCGGCGACAAGGCCGAGCAGGCGAAGGCCGCCGGTGCCGACATCGTCGGCGCCGAGGACCTGGTGGAGCGTATCCAGGGCGGCAACGTAGATTTCGACCGCTGCATCGCCACCCCGGACATGATGCCGCTGGTCGGCCGTCTGGGTAAGGTGCTGGGCCCCCGCGGCCTGATGCCGAACCCGAAGGTCGGCACGGTGACGCCGGACGTTGCCGCGGCGGTCAAGGCGGCCAAGGGCGGCGCGGTCGAGTTCAAGGTCGAGAAGGCCGGCATCGTGCATGGCGGCGTGGGCAAGGCGAGCTTCAGCGAGGATGCGCTGGCCGGCAATATCCGCGCCTTCGTGGACGCGGTGGTGAAGGCCAAGCCCGCCGGCGCCAAGGGCACCTATCTCAAGAAGGCGTCGTTGAGTTCGACCATGGGTCCCGGGCTCAAGGTTGACCTTGCGACTTTGACGGCCCCGGCGTAA
- the rplJ gene encoding 50S ribosomal protein L10 produces the protein MDRAEKQELINTLNQVFKTTGVVVVVGYQGLTAAQMNALRGSMAEANATFKVAKNRLVKLALDGTESDGIKDLFRGPTAVAYSADPIAAPKALVAYAKANEKLVILGGALGSRVLDANGVKALAELPSLDELRGKLIGLIQAPATRLAGVLQAPGGQLARVLNAYATKSEAA, from the coding sequence GTGGATAGAGCTGAAAAGCAAGAGCTCATCAACACGCTCAACCAGGTGTTCAAGACCACCGGCGTCGTCGTGGTGGTCGGCTACCAGGGCCTGACCGCGGCGCAGATGAACGCCCTGCGCGGCAGTATGGCCGAGGCCAACGCGACATTCAAGGTCGCGAAGAACCGCCTGGTCAAGCTTGCTCTTGATGGCACGGAATCGGACGGCATCAAGGACCTGTTCAGAGGTCCGACCGCCGTGGCCTATTCGGCCGATCCGATCGCGGCGCCAAAGGCGTTGGTGGCCTATGCCAAGGCGAACGAGAAGCTGGTGATCCTGGGGGGTGCCCTGGGCTCGCGGGTTCTCGATGCCAATGGCGTCAAGGCCCTGGCCGAGCTGCCGTCTCTCGACGAGCTGAGGGGCAAGCTCATCGGCCTCATTCAGGCTCCCGCCACCCGTCTCGCCGGCGTGCTTCAGGCGCCCGGCGGCCAGCTGGCGCGGGTCCTCAATGCCTACGCCACCAAGAGCGAGGCCGCTTGA
- the rplL gene encoding 50S ribosomal protein L7/L12, translating into MADLSKIVDELSNLTVLEAAELSKLLEEKWGVSAAAPVAVAAVGGGAAAGAAAPAEEQTEFTVMLNSAGDKKINVIKVVREITALGLKEAKDLVEGAPKPVKEGVSKAEGEDIKKKLEEAGATVELK; encoded by the coding sequence ATGGCTGATCTGTCGAAGATTGTTGACGAGCTGTCGAATCTGACGGTTCTCGAAGCGGCCGAGCTGTCAAAGCTCCTGGAAGAGAAGTGGGGCGTCTCCGCCGCAGCCCCTGTCGCGGTCGCCGCGGTCGGCGGCGGCGCTGCTGCCGGCGCGGCCGCACCGGCCGAGGAGCAGACCGAGTTCACGGTGATGCTGAACTCCGCCGGCGACAAGAAGATCAACGTGATCAAGGTGGTCCGCGAGATCACCGCGCTCGGCCTGAAGGAAGCCAAGGACCTGGTGGAAGGCGCGCCCAAGCCGGTCAAGGAAGGCGTGTCCAAGGCCGAGGGCGAGGACATCAAGAAGAAGCTCGAAGAGGCTGGCGCTACGGTTGAGCTTAAGTAA
- the rpoB gene encoding DNA-directed RNA polymerase subunit beta codes for MTQTFTGRRRVRKFFGRMQEVAEMPNLIEVQKESYQQFLQVDEPAGGREDTGLQAVFKSVFPISDFSGQAMLEFVRYEFEPPKYDVEECQQRGMTYAAPLKVTLRLIVFELDDETGAKSVKDIKEQDVYMGDMPFMTDNGTFVVNGTERVIVSQMHRSPGVFFDHDRGKTHSSGKLLFAGRIIPYRGSWLDFEFDAKDIVYVRIDRRRKLPVTTLFYALGLDGEEILHYFYDTVTYTRTAEGWRTPFDPKRYRGVKPERDLINAATGEVAVEAGRKITPRLARKLAEEGLTELLVRNEDLYGSYVADELVNPDTGEIYAEAGDEINEAMLKVLEEAGYEELRILDIDHITTGAYIRNTLKSDKVENYEQALLEIYRVMRPGEPPTRETAEALFHGLFSDPERYDLSAVGRVKLNMRLDLHSPDTLRTLTRDDILAVVKTLTDLRDGKGEIDDIDHLGNRRVRSVGELMENQFRVGLVRMERAIRERMSSVDIDTVMPHDLINAKPVAAAVREFFGSSQLSQFMDQTNPLSEVTHKRRLSALGPGGLTRERAGFEVRDVHPTHYGRICPIETPEGPNIGLINSLATFARVNKYGFIEAPYRKVKDGRVSDEVVYLSAIEEAKYHIGQANVKLDADGRFLEELVTARIGGDVTMVSPDRLDYVDVSPKQLVSVAAALIPFLENDDANRALMGSNMQRQAVPLIKTDAPLVGTGMEEVVARDSGAAISARRTGIVDQVDSRRIVIRATEETDPARSGVDIYNLAKFQRSNQNTCINQRPLVRVGDRVKAGDIIADGPSTDLGDLALGRNVLVAFMPWNGYNFEDSILISERAVRDDIFTSIHIEEFEVMARDTKLGPEEITRDIPNVGEEALKNLDEAGIVYIGAEVKPGDILVGKITPKGESPMTPEEKLLRAIFGEKASDVRDTSLRVPPGVQGTIVEVRVFNRHGVDKDERALAIEREEIERLAKDRDDELAILDRNTYGRLADFLNGKEAAGGPRGYKVEGAIDQAKLDEMPRSKWWEIALADEKSLSELEAMRQQYEDSKKRLEQRFLDKVEKLQRGDELPPGVMKMVKVFVAVKRKIQPGDKMAGRHGNKGVVSKIVPIEDMPFAEDGTPVDMVLNPLGVPSRMNVGQILETHLGWACAGLGKQIAQLCDIYYENRKIEPLKEKLEGIYGKSDGLAELSPEEMITFAESMRGGVPVATPVFDGAKEEDIVHMLSEAGMDTSGQVTLYDGRTGEPFDRKVTVGYIYILKLHHLVDDKIHARSIGPYSLVTQQPLGGKAQFGGQRFGEMEVWALEAYGAAYTLQEMLTVKSDDVAGRTKVYEAIVRGDDTFEAGIPESFNVLVKEMRSLGLNVELITSES; via the coding sequence ATGACTCAGACTTTCACCGGTCGCAGGCGGGTCCGCAAGTTCTTTGGACGTATGCAGGAAGTTGCGGAGATGCCGAACCTCATCGAGGTTCAGAAGGAATCGTACCAGCAGTTCCTTCAGGTGGATGAGCCGGCGGGCGGGCGCGAGGATACAGGCCTGCAGGCCGTGTTCAAGTCCGTATTCCCCATTAGCGATTTCTCGGGCCAGGCGATGCTCGAATTCGTGCGCTACGAGTTCGAGCCGCCGAAATACGACGTCGAGGAGTGCCAGCAGCGGGGCATGACCTATGCGGCGCCGCTGAAGGTGACCCTGCGCCTGATCGTGTTCGAGCTGGATGACGAGACCGGCGCCAAGTCGGTGAAGGATATCAAGGAGCAGGACGTCTATATGGGCGACATGCCCTTCATGACGGACAACGGCACCTTCGTCGTGAACGGCACCGAGCGCGTGATCGTCTCCCAGATGCACCGCTCGCCCGGCGTGTTCTTCGACCACGACCGCGGCAAGACTCATTCCAGCGGCAAGCTGCTGTTTGCCGGCCGCATCATTCCCTATCGCGGCTCATGGCTCGACTTCGAGTTCGACGCCAAGGACATCGTCTATGTGCGCATCGACCGGCGCCGCAAGCTGCCGGTGACGACGCTGTTCTATGCCCTCGGCCTCGATGGCGAGGAGATCCTGCACTATTTCTACGATACTGTGACCTATACGCGCACGGCCGAAGGCTGGCGCACGCCGTTCGATCCCAAGCGCTATCGCGGCGTGAAGCCGGAGCGCGACCTGATCAACGCGGCGACCGGCGAGGTGGCGGTCGAAGCCGGGCGCAAGATCACCCCGCGGCTCGCGCGCAAGCTGGCCGAGGAAGGCCTGACCGAACTGCTCGTGCGCAACGAGGACCTTTACGGCTCCTATGTGGCCGATGAGCTGGTCAATCCCGACACCGGCGAGATCTATGCGGAAGCCGGCGACGAGATCAACGAGGCGATGCTGAAGGTGCTCGAGGAGGCGGGCTACGAGGAGCTGCGCATTCTCGATATCGACCACATCACCACCGGCGCCTATATCCGCAACACGCTGAAGTCGGACAAGGTGGAGAACTACGAGCAGGCGCTGCTCGAGATCTACCGCGTCATGCGGCCGGGCGAGCCGCCCACGCGCGAGACGGCGGAGGCCCTGTTCCACGGCCTGTTCTCCGATCCGGAGCGCTATGATCTCTCGGCAGTGGGCCGGGTGAAGCTCAACATGCGGCTCGACCTCCACAGCCCGGACACGCTGCGCACGCTGACCCGCGACGACATCCTGGCGGTGGTCAAGACCCTGACCGACCTGCGCGACGGCAAGGGCGAGATCGACGACATCGACCATCTCGGCAACCGGCGGGTGCGCTCGGTCGGCGAGCTCATGGAGAACCAGTTCCGCGTCGGCCTGGTGCGCATGGAGCGCGCCATCCGCGAGCGCATGAGCTCGGTCGACATCGACACGGTGATGCCGCACGACCTCATCAACGCCAAGCCGGTGGCCGCCGCGGTGCGCGAATTCTTCGGCTCGTCGCAGCTGTCGCAGTTCATGGATCAGACGAACCCGCTGTCGGAAGTCACCCACAAGCGGCGGCTTTCAGCCCTTGGCCCGGGGGGCCTCACGCGCGAGCGTGCGGGCTTCGAGGTGCGCGACGTGCACCCGACCCATTACGGCCGCATCTGCCCGATCGAGACGCCGGAAGGCCCGAATATCGGCCTGATCAACTCGCTGGCGACCTTCGCCCGCGTCAACAAATACGGCTTCATCGAGGCCCCGTACCGCAAGGTCAAGGACGGCCGCGTCTCGGACGAGGTGGTCTATCTCTCGGCGATCGAGGAGGCGAAATACCATATCGGCCAGGCGAACGTGAAGCTGGACGCCGACGGCCGCTTCCTGGAGGAACTGGTCACCGCCCGTATCGGCGGCGACGTCACCATGGTCTCGCCCGACCGGCTCGACTATGTGGACGTGTCGCCGAAGCAGCTGGTGTCGGTTGCGGCAGCCCTCATCCCGTTCCTGGAGAATGACGACGCCAACCGTGCGCTCATGGGATCCAACATGCAGCGGCAGGCGGTGCCGCTGATCAAGACCGATGCGCCGCTGGTGGGCACCGGCATGGAGGAGGTGGTTGCCCGCGACTCGGGCGCGGCCATTTCCGCTCGCCGCACCGGCATCGTGGACCAGGTGGACAGCCGCCGTATTGTCATCCGCGCAACCGAGGAGACGGACCCCGCCCGCTCGGGCGTGGACATCTACAACCTCGCCAAATTCCAGCGGTCGAACCAGAACACCTGCATCAACCAGCGTCCGCTCGTTCGGGTTGGCGACCGGGTGAAGGCCGGCGACATCATCGCGGATGGTCCGTCGACGGATCTCGGCGACCTGGCGCTCGGTCGCAACGTGCTCGTCGCGTTCATGCCGTGGAACGGCTACAACTTCGAGGATTCGATCCTGATCTCGGAACGGGCCGTCCGCGACGACATTTTCACCTCTATCCATATCGAGGAATTCGAGGTGATGGCGCGCGACACCAAGCTCGGGCCGGAGGAAATCACCCGCGACATCCCGAATGTCGGTGAAGAGGCCCTCAAGAACCTGGACGAGGCCGGCATCGTCTATATCGGTGCCGAGGTGAAGCCGGGCGACATCCTGGTGGGCAAGATCACGCCGAAGGGCGAGAGCCCGATGACGCCGGAGGAGAAGCTCCTGCGTGCGATCTTCGGCGAGAAGGCGTCCGACGTGCGCGACACCAGCTTGCGGGTGCCGCCGGGCGTCCAGGGCACCATCGTCGAGGTGCGCGTGTTCAACCGCCACGGGGTGGACAAGGACGAGCGCGCGCTTGCCATCGAGCGCGAGGAAATCGAGCGGCTGGCCAAGGACCGCGACGACGAGCTGGCGATCCTCGATCGCAACACCTATGGCCGTCTCGCCGACTTCCTCAACGGCAAGGAGGCGGCCGGCGGGCCGCGCGGCTACAAGGTCGAGGGTGCCATCGATCAGGCCAAGCTCGACGAGATGCCCCGGTCGAAGTGGTGGGAGATTGCGCTGGCCGACGAGAAGTCGCTGTCAGAGCTCGAGGCCATGCGCCAGCAGTATGAGGACTCCAAGAAGCGGCTGGAGCAGCGGTTCCTCGACAAGGTCGAGAAGCTGCAGCGCGGCGACGAGCTGCCGCCCGGCGTGATGAAGATGGTCAAGGTCTTCGTCGCGGTGAAGCGCAAGATCCAGCCCGGCGACAAGATGGCGGGCCGCCACGGCAACAAGGGCGTGGTCTCCAAGATCGTGCCGATCGAGGACATGCCCTTTGCAGAGGACGGAACGCCGGTCGACATGGTCTTGAACCCGCTCGGCGTGCCGAGCCGCATGAATGTCGGGCAGATCCTCGAGACCCATCTCGGCTGGGCCTGTGCGGGTCTTGGCAAGCAGATCGCACAGCTGTGCGATATCTACTACGAGAACCGCAAGATCGAGCCGCTGAAGGAGAAGCTCGAGGGCATCTACGGCAAGTCCGACGGCCTGGCTGAGCTATCGCCGGAGGAGATGATCACCTTCGCCGAGAGCATGCGCGGCGGCGTTCCCGTTGCAACCCCCGTGTTCGACGGAGCCAAGGAGGAGGACATCGTCCACATGCTTTCGGAAGCGGGCATGGACACCTCCGGCCAGGTGACGCTCTATGACGGCCGCACGGGCGAGCCGTTCGATCGGAAGGTGACGGTCGGGTATATCTATATCCTCAAGCTGCACCACCTGGTCGACGACAAGATCCACGCCCGCTCGATCGGCCCATACAGCCTGGTCACCCAGCAGCCGCTGGGCGGCAAGGCTCAGTTCGGCGGTCAGCGCTTCGGCGAGATGGAGGTCTGGGCGCTGGAAGCCTATGGCGCCGCCTACACGTTGCAGGAGATGCTCACGGTGAAGTCGGACGACGTGGCCGGCCGCACCAAGGTCTACGAGGCGATCGTCCGTGGCGACGACACGTTCGAGGCCGGCATCCCCGAGAGCTTCAACGTGCTCGTCAAGGAAATGCGGTCGCTCGGCCTCAATGTCGAGTTGATCACCTCCGAAAGTTGA